A region from the Canis aureus isolate CA01 chromosome 10, VMU_Caureus_v.1.0, whole genome shotgun sequence genome encodes:
- the LOC144321956 gene encoding uncharacterized protein LOC144321956 gives MPRSAAASLPPSLRGGGRSWAATAAATGAWSRSRSAGARSSSRAPAAEARRGRAAERAPRGASRAPVTARAGPGEAPGRLKGRRPRPTPRGRAAPSARFLWARGGRPSPSLSGAGSTRARLPRLTCPFPAPVPATPTGLCRSLRVARSPRPKYRETSRGGEGYCGKGLTSLPQFTDQQV, from the coding sequence ATGCCCCGGTCGGCTGCCgcgtccctccctccttccctcagggGCGGCGGCCGCTCTTGGGCGGCGACGGCGGCCGCGACAGGCGCCTGGAGCCGGAGCCGCTCTGCTGGGGCCCGCAGCTCATCCCGAGCCCCGGCGGCCGAGGCCCGGAGGGGGCGGGCCGCGGAGAGGGCGCCGCGCGGCGCCAGTCGCGCACCTGTCACAGCCCGCGCGGGCCCAGGTGAAGCTCCGGGTCGACTCAAGGGCCGACGCCCCAGGCCGACTCCCCGGGGCAGGGCCGCGCCGTCCGCACGCTTCCTCTGGGCTCGGGGCGGCCGGCCCAGTCCCAGCCTCAGTGGCGCAGGCAGCACGCGCGCCCGCCTTCCTCGTCTGACCTGTCCCTTCCCGGCTCCGGTGCCCGCCACCCCCACTGGCCTTTGCCGCTCACTACGCGTCGCTAGGTCCCCTCGGCCGAAGTACCGCGAGACTTCGCGCGGCGGAGAGGGGTACTGCGGGAAGGGACTCACTTCTTTACCACAGTTTACGGATCAGCAAGTGTGA